One Candidatus Sulfurimonas baltica DNA segment encodes these proteins:
- the rpsE gene encoding 30S ribosomal protein S5, whose product MEINREDFEESIVNIGRVTKVVKGGRRFRFTALVVVGDKKGTIGYGAGKAKEVPDAIKKAVDNAFKNISKVSIKGTTIAHDIEHKYNASRILLKPASEGTGVIAGGATRHVLELAGIKDVLTKSIGSNNPGTLVRATVEALGRLKG is encoded by the coding sequence ATGGAAATCAATAGAGAAGATTTTGAAGAATCAATTGTAAACATAGGTCGTGTTACAAAAGTTGTAAAAGGTGGACGTCGTTTTCGTTTTACTGCTCTTGTAGTTGTTGGTGATAAAAAAGGTACTATCGGTTATGGTGCTGGAAAAGCGAAAGAAGTTCCAGATGCTATAAAAAAAGCGGTAGATAATGCATTTAAAAACATCTCTAAAGTTAGTATCAAAGGTACTACAATTGCACATGATATTGAGCATAAATACAATGCTAGTCGCATTTTATTAAAGCCTGCATCAGAAGGTACAGGTGTAATTGCGGGTGGAGCTACTCGTCACGTTCTTGAACTTGCAGGTATTAAAGATGTACTTACAAAGTCAATTGGCTCAAATAATCCAGGTACACTAGTGCGCGCTACAGTCGAAGCACTAGGTCGCTTGAAAGGATAG
- the rplR gene encoding 50S ribosomal protein L18, whose amino-acid sequence MKAKVLKSKIANRLKRKLRIRAKISGCASLPRVSVFRSNRYLSVQAIDDSTATTLAALNSKAISQKSNKEGAAALGEAFAATLKAAKISEIVFDRNGYQYHGVIAAFGDALRANEIKF is encoded by the coding sequence TTGAAAGCAAAAGTATTAAAAAGCAAAATAGCTAATCGTTTAAAGCGTAAGCTTCGTATTCGTGCAAAAATATCTGGTTGTGCTTCACTTCCTCGTGTTTCTGTATTTCGTTCAAATCGTTATTTGAGTGTTCAAGCTATTGATGATTCTACAGCTACAACATTAGCTGCGCTTAACTCAAAAGCAATAAGTCAAAAGTCAAATAAAGAAGGTGCTGCTGCACTTGGTGAAGCATTCGCTGCTACACTAAAAGCTGCTAAAATTTCTGAAATTGTATTTGATCGTAATGGTTACCAATACCACGGTGTTATAGCTGCATTTGGTGACGCACTTCGTGCAAACGAAATTAAGTTCTAG
- the rplF gene encoding 50S ribosomal protein L6 produces the protein MSRIGKLPVEFAADIKVSSNENVITFAKGKNSVDLDTKGNVDFAIDGNVLTFATKSDLKAHRAFWGTYRALAANIVTGLSTGYTKQLEINGVGYRAAVSGKVLNLQLGFSHDINYDLPEGIEASVEKNVITLKGHDKQVLGQVAAEVRSFRPPEPYKGKGVKYVEEHIVRKAGKTSKK, from the coding sequence ATGTCAAGAATTGGAAAATTACCTGTAGAGTTTGCAGCTGACATCAAAGTTAGTTCAAATGAAAATGTTATAACTTTTGCTAAAGGCAAAAATAGTGTTGATTTAGATACAAAAGGAAATGTTGACTTCGCAATAGATGGAAACGTTCTTACTTTTGCTACAAAATCAGATTTAAAAGCTCATAGAGCCTTTTGGGGAACTTATCGTGCTTTAGCTGCAAATATTGTTACTGGTTTATCTACTGGTTACACTAAGCAATTAGAGATTAATGGTGTTGGTTACCGTGCTGCAGTTTCTGGCAAGGTTCTTAATCTTCAACTTGGTTTTTCTCATGATATTAATTATGACTTACCAGAAGGTATAGAAGCAAGCGTTGAGAAGAATGTTATTACTCTTAAGGGGCATGACAAGCAAGTTCTTGGTCAAGTTGCTGCAGAAGTTAGATCATTCCGTCCACCAGAGCCTTACAAAGGTAAAGGTGTTAAATACGTTGAAGAGCATATCGTGCGTAAAGCCGGTAAAACTTCTAAGAAATAA
- the rpsH gene encoding 30S ribosomal protein S8: MAINDLVSDALTRVRNAGMRRLPVTTLVHSKSVEAMANILVDKGYIESCNVIEDGVKKTIKVVLKYDENEKTVINEMKRVSKPGRRVYKGKEEIKRFKNGYGTIIVSTSHGVLPNDKAYELGIGGEVMCTIW, encoded by the coding sequence ATGGCAATTAATGATTTAGTATCGGATGCGTTAACTCGTGTTCGTAATGCTGGTATGAGAAGATTACCTGTTACTACTTTAGTACACTCTAAGAGTGTTGAAGCAATGGCAAATATCTTAGTAGACAAAGGTTATATTGAGAGTTGTAATGTTATCGAAGATGGCGTTAAGAAAACTATCAAAGTTGTACTTAAGTACGATGAAAATGAGAAAACTGTAATTAATGAAATGAAAAGAGTTTCTAAGCCTGGTAGACGTGTCTACAAAGGTAAAGAAGAGATCAAACGTTTCAAAAATGGTTACGGAACTATTATTGTTAGTACATCACACGGCGTATTACCAAATGACAAAGCTTATGAGCTTGGCATTGGTGGCGAAGTTATGTGTACGATTTGGTAG
- a CDS encoding type Z 30S ribosomal protein S14, with amino-acid sequence MAKKSMIAKAAKTPKFKVRGYTRCQVCGRPHSVLRDFGICRVCFRKMANEGLIPGVRKSSW; translated from the coding sequence ATGGCTAAGAAATCTATGATTGCAAAAGCGGCAAAAACTCCAAAGTTTAAAGTTCGTGGTTACACAAGATGTCAGGTTTGTGGTCGTCCACACTCTGTTCTTCGTGACTTCGGCATCTGCCGTGTGTGTTTTAGAAAAATGGCAAACGAGGGATTAATCCCAGGTGTTAGAAAGTCTTCTTGGTAG